The Pleurodeles waltl isolate 20211129_DDA chromosome 10, aPleWal1.hap1.20221129, whole genome shotgun sequence sequence ttttatggcaggaaaagacaaaattataaggcaggagtgaccaatttatgtggggagaaaagtccagttatgaatttacaatgccaatagctcaactcaagcaaatgcgagacctattgcattgcaaatgcttgttacacttgTCAACACTGCCTGGGCATAACTACATTAGTACATGCCAAAAAAATCAATAAGCACCAGAAAGGTGGCCAGTCAAAATTTACAAAGGGCCTTACTCTGCACATTAACAGGTACTGATGCGTTTTTAGTAATGTCTGAATTGTTTGAGCTAGACAcaactttttttttgttaaaatctgcaaattatgtggcaaacttataattatgcaaaaaaatgctgcagcagcacaaccacataacaccagtggccctggatatatggGACCCCCCAGCAGGCCAACCTCCTCAATTAAGACACTAAAGAACCCGAAACGGAAAGGGTGAGAAGGTCAGGTGCACATAAAGATATATCtggatttggggtgggggtgggggtgttgaaacactgcagcagtgaaaaatggatTTCCATGGGCCACAGGAGATACTATGGAAAACTTTGTCCTGAGCCGGGGTGAGAATGTGGATCGCACTGGATCGGAGGGACAGCTTATTGCACGATCCCTATCTGTATGATGATTATGCTGATATTACTAAGCACTGTACTTCAAATATTACTGGCATGTGCTTCCTTACTTGTTTGTATTGGAGTACATGATGGTCTCATTCATCCAAAACTcaataaataaagttaaaaaacagtATTAGTAGCTTCTTTAGAAAATTTCCCATTTAGAGTGGGTTGTAGTACAACCTgcttcattaatattattgagttaGGTCGCAAATTGTAACTCATTCTGACTGAaggcatcacagggatggtgacttgACAAGATCAGCAGACCAACATGCCTGGTCACCTTTAAATAAAGTAAACGTGTTTGTTTAAAATGCAGCAagttttttcttaaaggaaacagcaatgggtttaaaaaaatgtttacattaaaataagaaaaaagtgGAATAGTACAACTGAAAGTAAAGTGTGTAGTGAAAGTAGTTAGGAATTAAACTAAATCAGGGGAATGGTTAGAAAGCAATATGTTTAAATGAAGCACATTTATATGTGCAGTTCTCACAAATGGCATACAAATTAGATTGAAGATATTCAGCTATCATTGGGGCAGCTAACATGTTAATAATTACAAAAAGTAGGTACCTGAGGTATAAGGTCTATGCGACCTGCTGTGGGTTGCTGAAataaagtgttggtctgccactcACCGCACAGAGGTGATGGCAAACTAGCTGAATGCAACGAAGACCTACTTTCTCACAATCTTTATCGGACTTCTTGTCTTGCACGTTTCGCACCCAAATTCAATTGTTTTCTTTCACGTCTAGCTTTTCCTCACTATCTACTGCTGCATTTTATTtctcactcaatcaatcagtcaattttcCCCACCCTCTCCATTGTTTACATTTACACTCAATCTTCAGCTATGCCTTATGTTCTATTCCACTTATACCACCCTTTAGCTCTCATTAAGACAAACCCAAAAAATTGCAGAAAACTGTATTTTCAATGTATGGAACGTTTTACAGTCTGTGCAGTCTCAAACCAGTGACTCCAGAAAGATGTGTTTATTACAGAAATTGTTCCAAAAGGAAGTATCCTCCTGGCTTGGTGACTGCAGCAGTTACTTTCACGCAGGGGATGAGATTAGGTTTGCAGAATGACAGTTGTTCCTTGATGTGTAGTGTTCATGTGTCACTGTAGAATCTGGAGTTCAATATTATCATAGCAATGAAAGACCAAGATGTGTTTATTAATCTTTGTTTAAAAATTGGTTTCATAAAGGGATAGAAAAAGGAACCAAACAAACCACTTTAAGCTTAGCCCTTTTTTAAATGACTGACCTGTTTGAGATCCCACTTTTTAAGTTAGTGAGACTGATTTTTGGGACATCttatactgtcatttgcaggggcACTAGCTCCCTCATGCAACTGGTGTCCCATTGCTGGGTGGATTCTCCAGCGTAAAACGAGTGTAGCTTTCTGATCAAGTCCGTTCCTGTGCTGCGCAACAGTGACCGGTGTGACAGCATAAGGCATGGCAGCAACAGCACTGGTTGCAGTAGTTGTGGTTGTAACAGGCTTGCCATTACTAGTCTTTCCTTCACTGAGGGTTCCATCGTCAAGTTCCTTAACAGCAGGTATAGACACTTCAGATGACGGTGAAGCAGGCCTCATTACAGTATGACTGCTTGCTACAAATGTGGATGTAGCAGATGTAATTGAAGTACTGGCTGTGGAAGGGGTAATCAAAGTAGACTGACAGACAGTAGTCTTTCCCTCAATGAGAAAGGTAGCATTGCACTGTATTGCAGCAGGCCCGGTTGCttctggcatggtcactgcaggcatATCTGCACAAAGCATGCCTTTGGGTAAGGGTACACTGGGAATCAAATCGTTAAGCCCTAATGAAGCAGGTTTCATCAGATTAGGTTTGTTTAAATCAGGGTTGGAGACATCAGGCATGACTACAGCATGCTTTCCTTGAATGAGCATGTTCTCACCAATTTCCGCTGGTGTAAGCTTCATTAAGGAAGGTTTAGTCACTGTGGGTATGGTCACAGTAGAATTGGTTGCTTTACATGTGGTAAGAGCAGAATCAGCCATAAGTTTGTCTGCAGTAGGACTTCTCTGAATTGGGGTGGTATCAGCCGTCTCCATTGAAACAGGCTTATTAGTAGTACTTAAAGTCACTTCAGATGAGGTTAAAGGAGTCTTGGTTGTTCTTGACATATTTACTGTTATTGTAGTACATGTGGTCACAACAGGTTCATCTGTTCCAGACATTCCAACTATGAAAGTGGGATCAGCAAGCACTTTCAAAACAGGCTTGGTTGAAGCAGGCATGAAGGAAGCAGGTGTGTTTGCAACAAGCTTGGAGGTATCCGGATTAGTTGCTGAACACTGTATAATGGAAGCTATACCTGAAGCAGGTCGAGATGGGGAAGCTGGGGTCTCAGCAGACTTCCTTCTTTCAGGATCAGGTGGAGCATGCATTTCTTCAACATGCACAGCATCAgaaagatgtttttcagtaatcatTGTCTCAGTAAGTATGTTTGCTGCAATCATAGCCTCTAAAAGCTGATCAGCATGTTTGACCATAATAGGCACAGTATCATTAAGCTCTGTTACAGAAGGCATGTTCACAACAGAGTTGTTTTCTGCAGGCATGTCCATACTGTGCCTGTCGGCAGGCTTGCCTGTTAGGCATACTGTATCATTACACTCCGTCAGAGAATCTTTGTTTGCAGCAGGAAGAGTTCCAGCAGAGGTGGCTGTTGCAGATATGGTTGTTACATAGTGGGGTGTCATAGCCGTTATGTTTGCAGCAGGAATGACTGCAGTAGGCACATTCGTAGTAGGGGAATCAGAACAAAGGTGCACACCAAATTTGGCCACACTGAGCCTGGCACGATGAGCCTCTGTCCTGGCAGGTGTGGGTACTGTAGACTTGTTTGCAACTGGGGTGACAACAGGAGGTGCAATTCCAGTAGGGGTTTCCATGCTCATGATTTTAGAAATACAAGTATTTCTGTGCATTTCGTTTTCATACCTTGTGTTAAATGTCTGACCACACGTTGGACATGGCTTAAGTTTTTTGGGTGTGTGCCATATGGTCCGGTGCCTACCCAACATAGGCTCATACTTGAAGCCCATTGAACAGTCAACACACCAGTAGGCTCCCTTGGTTAAGGATGTTTCACATGGCGGTGGCAAGGTTCCTTGGTGAAGAATCCCAGAGTCATTAGGATTGTAGCAGACTGCCGAAGCATCCGACATGGCAACAGATAGTGTAGGAACCATGAGAACAAAAACATTGACAGGTGAGCTGGCTACAACTGCGCCTGAAGGAGACATGGTTGAAGCAGGCTGGGCTGCAGCAGGCATGTTCTCACTAAGAACAGAATCAGCAAACTGTGTCACAGAAGGCATGGTAACAGTAGATGTGGTTAGAGAAGGCAATGTAATTGAGGGGGCAATCACAGAAGCAGTGTCAAAACAAAGCCTTTCTATGTGAGTTTTGCAGTGCTCATCAAAGTCATACTTTGCGCGAAATGACTTCCCACAGCATTCAAATGGTGTCTGCACTGAAGTACTAGGACAACACCTCAGATGCTCCCTAAACAAAGCCTCACTCTTGAAGTGCAGCATACAGAGATCACAACAAAAGGATCTTTCAGCAGATTCAATACTGCAAAGACCTGTTGAGTTTTCTTCGCTTATACTCTCATTGACATTACATCCATTGTCAACATGGGTcttcaggtgatccaggagattgcTCATTTGGTGAAAACTATCTCCACATGTAGCACAAGTAACAGCAGCAGGTATAGCTTCAGAAAGAGTTACAGTAGAATCGGATATTGCAGAAGGGACCTCTTCTTCAGATTTTGGCACAACAACCACACCTGCTGCTGGTGCAGTGTTAATAGACTCTGTCACAGCAGGTAAAACTGTAGAATGAGTGgcaactgcaggcaatgtggcagCAGGCAGGTCAATAAGAAGACCATCAGACCTGTGGGTTCTGCAATGGTTTTCAAAGTCAAACTTTGAATTAAATGTCTCAACACAGTGCAAACAGAGCCACTGGCTCTTGGTCACATGCCAAATCCTCTGATGTTCAGTGAAGGTAGCCTTATCCTTCCAGCCCATCCCACAGTCAGCACACCAGAAGGACATCtctgcagtggaaacagcacacagCTGTGAAGTGGTTTCCTGGTTGGGATTCTCAGATGCATTAGGTGTGCAGATGACAGAAGTTGTGTTTGGGATATTGGAAGGGGAAGCAGCAATACCCTCAGGTATTGCAGTAACTGGAAATTCTGATTCAGAGTGGGTCCTGAAGGTCTTGCTTGAATCAGTTGTGGCTACAGAAAGTTTCCTTAAATATGACTTTCTTGCAGTTCGCTTGGCTACAGCAACTAGTTTCATAGCAGAAGAAATAGAATCTGCAACATTGGTAACACGAGTTATTACCATATTATGTGTAACACCATTTGGTGTTGGTGTAGCCAGTGTTGCTGCTGCAGGCGTCTCTCCAGTTTGGTCATTTTGATGGACAACTAAGGAATTATCTACACCGATAGTTTGTTCCACATCCAGCTGCTTTACTTGGCCTAAACTCTTTCCGTTTTGGAGGCCGTTCTGGTAACTCCCAAACTGAGGTACTGCAACTTCAGATGTGGCTGCATCTGGTTTTCCAAGCCAAAGTATTGCCACTTTATGTGTAGCTGTACTTGGTACAGAGGCACTCAGCATGGCTACAGTAGGCATCTCTCCAATCTTCTCACTGTGATGGACTGCCAAGGGACTCTTTAAGCTGGAAGTCTGGTCCAGTCTGATGTGTTCTGCTTCGGCTAGATCCTTTTTGCTTGCTATACACTTGTTGGACTTGTCTTTGGAGTGGACCATCTGGCGAGAAGATAGTATGGTCATTGGAGTGAAGCTTTTCCTATCATCAGAGCAGGAGAATGGTCTTTTCCTAGAATGGATTTTCTCATGGCTAGATAGGTTTTGCTTATATTTGAAATTTTTCCCGCAAACTAAGCACACGAATGGCCTGCTCAAGGAGTGACTTTTTTCGTGCCTGTAAAGGTTACGCTTAAGGGGGAAGCTTTTTCCACAttttacacaagaaaagatattctGTCCATTGTGGCTTTTGAGATGGTTGTGGAGGTCCATCTCTGAAATGAAGCTTTCTCCACACTCTGCGCACTGGTGTGACATCACTAATGTGTGCAATCTCAGGTGTACTTTCAGAGCCTTCTTCTGAGCAAAGGTCTTCTTGCACTCAGTGCAAGAAAGTCTTCTGCCACCAGAGTGGCTTTTCTTATGACTTCTAAGAGTTTCCTTAAACCAATATCTCTTCCCACACTCTGCACATGAAAATGGCTTCTCTTCCATGTGTATGACCTGGTGACGTGTTAGCTGAAAACTGTATGCAAAGGTTCTTTCACACTTAAGGCACTTGAAATCCTTCACTGCTGAATGGATTTTGCGGTGCATACTGAGAGAACTATAATAGGCAAACCGTTTCTCACAATGGTCACACTTGTAGGGCTTCTCTCCTGTGTGGGATCTCTTGTGGCTCTCCAGTAAATCCTTCCATCTGTAGGTTTTCCCACAATCTGCACACTTGTATGGCATCTCTCCTGTGTGGATGCGCTTGTGCTTGGTCTGGGAAGACATGGAAGTAAATGTTTTCCCACAGTCATTACACTTGTAATTACCGTGGTACTGCTTTctatttcttgtgtgtgtgtgcaggtgtctccaTAAATCTCTTTTGCATAAAAAGCGCTTTCCACACTGGATGCAACTATAATCTCTATCGTTCGAGTGGAAGCGCTCGTGCACTAACCGTTTTATTTCATGACTGAGGTGCATCCCACAAGTGGTACACTGAAATGATTTATCTCCTTCAATAGGGAGCTTCTTAGAAGTGGTCTTGGGAAATGTTACTTCCTCTAAGTGCACTCCCGGCTCCAGAACCTCTACTCTCAAGTGGTTGCTGACTTCCATGTGGCTTTTCAGCGCAGAATCACTTTCAAAGAGTCTCCAACAACAAACACACTCATATGCCTTCTGCCCAGTGTGTAGTATCTCATGTTTCCAAAGAGTGTCTTTCCTTTTGAACCCCTCCCCACATTCTTCACAACTGTACCATTTTTCTCCGGTGTGAACCTGCCCATGTGCCTGCAAGTTGCTCTCGCTTTTGAAGGTTTGTCCACAGGTCATGCATTTAAACGGCTTCTCAGCCTGAGCACTGCACTGGTGGATGATAAGGCTGGCCTCTCTCTGGAAAATTCTTTTACATTCAGTGCAAGAAAAGGTGTCCTCCACAAGCCCTTTTAGCACTTCAGCGTGTTGCCTCAAATGCTTTTGCAGTGACTTTTCACAGCTGAAAACCTTCCAGCACTCCCTGCAGCTGAAGCTTTTCTCTGCAGAGTGAATCCACTCATGAACCTTTAGATTTTTTAAATACTTGAATGTTTGATTACAGAGGTTACATTTGAAAGGGATATTCTCTTTCTTGTGCCAATATGCTTTCTGGTGCACTTTTTGATGCAACTTTAATCTCTCTTCACTTGCAAAGCGTTTACCACACTCGGTACACATATGAGACTTCTGAATGGTCTGGGTATGCCTCAAAGAATGTAAGTTAAACATCTTCTTGTAAATAAATTGTTTGCCACATTCCTGACAGGTGAACCTAGGTGGAGCATGGATTTTATTATGTGAAaggaggcagccatattgtttgaaAGCAGCTGCACACACTTTACATTCAAAAGGTCTCTCCGTGGAATGGATTCTAAGGTGTTTCAACAGCACAGATTTAAATTTGAAACTTTTCCCACATTGTTCACAGGTatgtaaagttttcttttttttcggaGCCTTTTTTTCTGCATGGcatgtttttggttcttttttGCAGGCAATGGACGATCCTGTTTTAGTCAAATGTTTCTTGAAGCTTCTCAGTTTCATTTTAAGTTTCTTTTTCAGAGGGGGCTCTTTTTGGTGGTGTGGAAGAATGGGCCAATTACGTTTTCTGTAACAATTCCCTGCTGTACACTAGTGTTATTCATTGTATCAGCTTTGCTTTTATGAAAAGCAGTCAAAATCACTGAAGGACATGAATAACGTCCCAAATGCAAGGGTTTCAGTGGGGGTTCCAAGTTACTTTAGGCAGAGAATGAATAAGTAGTAAATACTCCTTATAGGAATTTTCTATGGTGTGaagtttttcatttcattttaagaGCACTCTCTGCTACTAGCTGATAACCTTGCTGCTTCCTGTGTAGGGTGTTCTTACTCTAAACATTCCAGGTTCTCTGGTTCAGTTGCACGGGGTATGAAGGAGCTCTGCTGAATTTCCTTTGTGACTTTTCTGTAACGCTATGTAAGGTTCAATGTTTTCTCTTGCCGAAGTGAAGGGTTTTCGCACACAATAATGAAGAGTGTTCTCCACTCCTGCGAGTTCTTCCCACTGTGGGAAGTTTacatgttcctttgtgtgtgtcCTGGCAGATTCTATGAAGCTTTCTCGGCATTCACTAGCTTCATTTGGAGGCTATGTATTCTGTCAATTTATTACAAGGAGAAAGATTGTGTTTCTTCTGACTGAATCACCTTTGGATAAACATCCTCTGGACATTCTTCTTGATTATTTCATCACACACTGGGTCATGTtcaactgcaaaaataaaaatccaaaGTTACTTGAGGAGAAACTTAGATTTCATAACAACACTTTGTCATATATAGAATAAAATGATTGCACACACAGAGTATGAAATCAGTGAGACAGAAATTTTACTTTTGTACAACAGAGATCACTAATGTGGGTCAACACATATGTGCATTGTTTGTTTAATAAAAATGCACCAGCTACAGATAATGTGTTTAAGTGATATGTACAGAAGCCACAGAGATCACTGGATCTATTGGACTGTTTATACAATAACAGAATTCCCAGGTTAACTAGGCTTCCATTAGGTCTACAAAACACAGATTTGAAGCACTATAAAAACAACTTCGGGTGATAGCcaaaaataataaattatacaaataATGTATTTGTGTACTTAACAAAGGGTGTTGTTGAAAGCACATCCTGGTGTGCTAACAAGTCATTTTTTTGTGGAGGATACGAGAAAAACAACGCTTACTTGTGCACAGATTTTACTGCACCCATTGTTCGGCACTGATTTCGTAGGTGGGTGTGACCGGGCTGTGCAGaagaggattatatatatatatatatatatatatatatatacatacatatatacactaatgttttaaagtacaaaaccactgaaattcaccagttatatttagcttTGGTAACCATAACTTATGGCCTAagttagctataactcgtgccccaacgatgcacagttttctcatcaatagtttaaTTGCAAATTTTTCAGAgctattattaatgatgtcataaaagatgtcatgagtgatataatatgtggggtaattagcagtacaggGTGAGAGCGTGGTTATAATTAACTGGGAGCAACAGCggctacattgttgaagtggtaacagccaatcagatctcttcaAGACATCTTTCAGATCCGCGGCTCTTATGTGGGGTGAAATATAATTGctgaaaaaacactgaatggatttacacaaaaatcaca is a genomic window containing:
- the LOC138261638 gene encoding uncharacterized protein, whose product is MKLRSFKKHLTKTGSSIACKKEPKTCHAEKKAPKKKKTLHTCEQCGKSFKFKSVLLKHLRIHSTERPFECKVCAAAFKQYGCLLSHNKIHAPPRFTCQECGKQFIYKKMFNLHSLRHTQTIQKSHMCTECGKRFASEERLKLHQKVHQKAYWHKKENIPFKCNLCNQTFKYLKNLKVHEWIHSAEKSFSCRECWKVFSCEKSLQKHLRQHAEVLKGLVEDTFSCTECKRIFQREASLIIHQCSAQAEKPFKCMTCGQTFKSESNLQAHGQVHTGEKWYSCEECGEGFKRKDTLWKHEILHTGQKAYECVCCWRLFESDSALKSHMEVSNHLRVEVLEPGVHLEEVTFPKTTSKKLPIEGDKSFQCTTCGMHLSHEIKRLVHERFHSNDRDYSCIQCGKRFLCKRDLWRHLHTHTRNRKQYHGNYKCNDCGKTFTSMSSQTKHKRIHTGEMPYKCADCGKTYRWKDLLESHKRSHTGEKPYKCDHCEKRFAYYSSLSMHRKIHSAVKDFKCLKCERTFAYSFQLTRHQVIHMEEKPFSCAECGKRYWFKETLRSHKKSHSGGRRLSCTECKKTFAQKKALKVHLRLHTLVMSHQCAECGESFISEMDLHNHLKSHNGQNIFSCVKCGKSFPLKRNLYRHEKSHSLSRPFVCLVCGKNFKYKQNLSSHEKIHSRKRPFSCSDDRKSFTPMTILSSRQMVHSKDKSNKCIASKKDLAEAEHIRLDQTSSLKSPLAVHHSEKIGEMPTVAMLSASVPSTATHKVAILWLGKPDAATSEVAVPQFGSYQNGLQNGKSLGQVKQLDVEQTIGVDNSLVVHQNDQTGETPAAATLATPTPNGVTHNMVITRVTNVADSISSAMKLVAVAKRTARKSYLRKLSVATTDSSKTFRTHSESEFPVTAIPEGIAASPSNIPNTTSVICTPNASENPNQETTSQLCAVSTAEMSFWCADCGMGWKDKATFTEHQRIWHVTKSQWLCLHCVETFNSKFDFENHCRTHRSDGLLIDLPAATLPAVATHSTVLPAVTESINTAPAAGVVVVPKSEEEVPSAISDSTVTLSEAIPAAVTCATCGDSFHQMSNLLDHLKTHVDNGCNVNESISEENSTGLCSIESAERSFCCDLCMLHFKSEALFREHLRCCPSTSVQTPFECCGKSFRAKYDFDEHCKTHIERLCFDTASVIAPSITLPSLTTSTVTMPSVTQFADSVLSENMPAAAQPASTMSPSGAVVASSPVNVFVLMVPTLSVAMSDASAVCYNPNDSGILHQGTLPPPCETSLTKGAYWCVDCSMGFKYEPMLGRHRTIWHTPKKLKPCPTCGQTFNTRYENEMHRNTCISKIMSMETPTGIAPPVVTPVANKSTVPTPARTEAHRARLSVAKFGVHLCSDSPTTNVPTAVIPAANITAMTPHYVTTISATATSAGTLPAANKDSLTECNDTVCLTGKPADRHSMDMPAENNSVVNMPSVTELNDTVPIMVKHADQLLEAMIAANILTETMITEKHLSDAVHVEEMHAPPDPERRKSAETPASPSRPASGIASIIQCSATNPDTSKLVANTPASFMPASTKPVLKVLADPTFIVGMSGTDEPVVTTCTTITVNMSRTTKTPLTSSEVTLSTTNKPVSMETADTTPIQRSPTADKLMADSALTTCKATNSTVTIPTVTKPSLMKLTPAEIGENMLIQGKHAVVMPDVSNPDLNKPNLMKPASLGLNDLIPSVPLPKGMLCADMPAVTMPEATGPAAIQCNATFLIEGKTTVCQSTLITPSTASTSITSATSTFVASSHTVMRPASPSSEVSIPAVKELDDGTLSEGKTSNGKPVTTTTTATSAVAAMPYAVTPVTVAQHRNGLDQKATLVLRWRIHPAMGHQLHEGASAPANDSIRCPKNQSH